The nucleotide sequence CGGGGCCAAAAATGGCATGCAGCACCGATTCCCACAGGTAATCTGCCACTTCCTCGCCGTCCTCGTTTTCAAGATAGTCTACTAGATACTGCGCGAAAGTAGCTTTGAAAGTTAGCAGCATTGTTAGTTTCTCCGCGTCCTGAAATTGCTCGGCAAACAACTTATAGTGCTTATGCTCCTGCGTCGATAACAGGCAGCTCATGAAAACAGGCAGGCTTTCCTGAGTAATGACAAATTTCTCGACGAAGGCGGGTGTGAATTTCACTTGTATTTCCTGGTGTTCTTTGTCCACGGTCTTCATGTACTGCTTCACCAACCCGAAGTACGCGTCGCTTGTCAGGCCCAAGGCAAACACGGCGAAGGTGGATGGCATAGCACATTCTTCGCTGTCGATGTTAGTGTACCATTCGTTGGTCCTCATGGCGAGGTGAGCATACTCCACCAGTAGCGGATGCACGCTCTCGTAGCTCACGGCATTGGCAAACAACGCGTGTACACCCTTCTTTGGCAGCCCTTTGATAGGCAGCCAAGCTTTCTGCTTGCTGCTGAACTCGATGGAATAGCTCCTAGGAAAACTGGTTTGCAGCAGTCGATTGATGAAGTGAAAAACCCGCTGGTAGCTTTCGGCCACTTCTTCTTTCACCGTTACCTTGATAGTGCCAAAGGCATCGTTAGCAACGCAGCTCACGTAGCCGTCTTTGTACTCGGTTAGCTCTTTGGGTAGTTCGCCACTACCAAACTTCTTCAGCTTGGCCACCTCATCCGACCCCAAATCAGTGGCCATTTGAAAATACCGATTTGCCATTACGCTGGCATAACTCGGGCCGTACTTGAGGTGGCAAACTGCCAAATAACACATGAACTTTATATGGTCGGGAGAAGCCGTAGTAGGATCTGCATCAGGCCTAAGCTTTAACAGTACAACTCTGGTCCATTTATCGCCTTCATTCTCGTTATAGAAGAAAGGCTTTTTGATAGTGGCTTCTACCCATTTATCGAGCGGAAAATAAATACCATTGAACCCTTTCTTGTCGATCTTCCGAAGCTTTTCAAAAAACTCAACGGCTCTTTCCAACACAAAAGGTTGTTGCTGAAGAAAGTATTTTATCAACGGACTATCCAAGCAGTTCTCCTCACCGGGCACTTGGTAAGGAAATGGATAGATCTTGGCAGGCTTGCAGGTCTGAGCAAATACGGCTTCCACATATTTATCCAGCACAGCTTCGTTTCCCTCTACTTCGGTGATGTAGTCGATGTTCATAATGGATAGCTCTCGTCGGTCTGTACCTGGTGCTTTTGCCAATGTATAGCACGCAAACCTAACCTATCTAGAAATACAGGTTAGCCGCTAATACCGTTCTGCTTCACTACGTATTCGCTTGTTGAAGCGCTTTTCCTGTTGGGCCTATGCGGGTGGCCGGCTGCAAGAAGAAGACTGTTGTTTCTTTTGCGTGGCAGGAGGTTTCTGCCAAACAACAGGACTCAGGAACAAGTAGCCCGACAGACGGAATTTCCCATAAAGTTCGTTTAAAAGCTTAAACTGATTGCGCTGAATGCCGTCTGAAGCTTAACCAATGGCTGCGTGGTATCGTTCTTGCCACAGCGGTAGCGCAACCATCGGGCTCTACCGCGCAACGGTTAACCCTGTATCTTCGCCTTTTCCGCTCTGCTTTAGCCTGTTTCGCCCGTGCCCCGTTTCCTCTCTGTTATGCTAAAAGTGCTGCTAGCGTTGGTGCTGGTGGTGATAGTGGCAGTGGTGGGGGCGTTGGTAGCGTTGCGCATCCCGAGCGTCCAGACGCGGCTAGCCCAGCAGGCGGCCGACATCCTGACCGACAAGTTAGGCCAGAAGGTGGTGGTGGGCCGGGTAGACATCCGCCCGTTTTCGCGGGTGTTGCTCCAAGGGGTGCAAGTGCTGGACCGGCGCGGAGGTGAGTTGTTTAATATTGGCCGGGCCGATGCGTCTATCAGCCTATTCAGTGTCTTCGACCCGTCGCACCTGCACGTGAGCAACCTCACGCTGGAAGAACCGCGCTTTGCGCTGGTAACCTATAAAGACCAGCCCGATTCCACCAATCTGTCGCAGTTTCTGAGCGCCGTTAGGCGGCTGGTGGGGCCTTCCGATACCACCAAAGTCAGTAAGCCCTTCGACTTCAAGATTGGCACCGTGAGCTTGCGCAACGGCCGCTTCATTCTCGACAACGAGAACACGCCCCGCGCCGAGTACTATGGCCGCTCCATGGACTATGCCCACATGCGGCTCGACAGCATTTACGCCGATGTATCGGAAATCTGGCTGCGCGGCGACACCATTCACACTCAAATCAACGGCCTGCGGACCGTGGACACGCCCTCCGGCACCCGCCTACGGGAGCTAACGGCCAACATGACCTACGCCGCCAAGTTTTGGGAGTTTTCGAGCTTGAACTTGCGCGTGGGCAGCAGCCGAATCCACGATTACATCCGATTCGAGTACGCGCACTTCCTCAACTTCACCGACTTCAATGACTCGGTGCGGGTGGTGGCGCGGCTACAGCCCTCGCGCCTCTACTCCGACGACATTGCCCAGTTTGCCCCCCAACAGTCGGTGCGCGACTTAAAGGAAACCGTGCTTTTGTCGGGGGAGGCTACCGGCTACGTTCGGGACTTCCATACCAAGAATCTGGACATCCGTTACGGCAAGAACACGCACGTGGTGGGCAATATTGGGGTGGAAGGGCTTCCCAATTTCAAGGAAAGCTTCGTGGAAATGAAGCTACAACCCTCCGTGGTTGATGGGCGCGACATCCGGCGCTACATTCCGGCCTCGGGCTGGCCGTACGTGCAGCGGCTGGGCGTGGTGCAGCTGAAAGGGCAGTTCCTGGGCTTTTATAACGACTTCGTAGCCAATGGCAGTTTTGATACGGCACTCGGTTCGGTGGTGTCCGACGTCAATCTGAAGTTCAAGACCGACCCGCGCTTCTCATCTTATGAAGGCGACATCCAAACCACCAATTTTCAACTAGGCAAGCTGCTAGGACAAGAGAAGACGGTGCGCGACGTTACGATGAGCGGGCGGGTGCAGGGCGTCGGGTTCACGCCGGAAGGTGCCCGCCTGACGGCCCGGGCCACGGTGCAGCGTATCTGGCTGAACGGCTACCGCTACCGCAACATCACCACCGACGGGCGCTTCAGCCGCGAGTCGTTTACAGGCCGCATTGCTGCCAACGACCCCAGCCTCCAATTCGATGCCACCGGCACGGTGGATCTGAATAAAGCCACGCAAGCGTTTGATGTGCGGGCTCGGGTGCGTCGGGCCGACTTGCGCGCCTTGGGTTTAACCAAGCAAAGCGTAACGGTAGCTACCACTGCCGACGTGAAGTTCCGGGGGTTGCGCCTCGACGATTTACTGGGCCGCATTATTCTGCGCAACACACGCCTTGGCTACGCGGGCCGCACCGTAGCGCTGGATACGTTTGATGTAATCAGTGCACGCACCGCCGGGCAACGCCAACTCACGGTCCGTTCCGAAGCGCTTAACCTGATAGCCACCGGCAACTTCAACTACACCGAAGTGATTCGAAGCTCCCAGGTGCTGCTTACGGAATACGCTTTGAATTTCGAGAGCAACGACGCTGCTATTGCCACCTACTACCGCCGCAAGCGCCAGGTGCCGATTCGGGAATACGCTATTGCACTGGACTTGTATCTGAAGAAGCCTAATCCAGCATTGCAGCTGTTCATGCCGGGCCTAAAGATTTCCAACTACTCGCGTATTGATGGTTCATTCCGCAACGGCCAAACCTCTATTTTCCAGCTTGGCGGCAGTTTCGACACTCTCCAGATTGACAGCATCCGCACCTACCGCACAGCTTTCGATTTCACCACCTCCAAGCTGCCGTACCAGCCCGAGGTGTTGGCGCAGGCCAGCATCACCTCAGAGCGCCAAGTACTCCCGGCCCTAGGCAAGACCGAGCGGTTCTACGTGGAGGGCGTGTGGGACCAGGAGCGCATCAACTTCTCGACTGCACTTATCCAGTCCAATTCCACCAACCGGGCCCAGATAAACGGCGCCCTGTCGTTTCTACCCGATGCAGTGCAGGTGGTGTTCCGGCAGTCGGGCGTGAACTTGTTAGGCAAGGATTGGACTATTGCGCAAGACAATGCCGTGGTATTCTCCAACAAGGGCCGAGAAATTGACATTCAGAATCTGACGCTCAGCAATGGCCTCCAAAGCATTAGTGCACAAGGCTTTGTTTCGCAGGATGCCAGCAAGGAGCTGAAACTGCTGGTGAAGGACATGGAGCTAGCAACGCTTAACTCCCTCACCAACCAAAACATGACCGGCCGCGTGAATGCCGAAGGCACGCTAAGCGGCGTGTATGGCCCGCTGGCTATCAACTCCACCCTCACGGTGGATTCGCTGAAGCTGGATAATGTACTGATTGGCGACGTGACGGGGAAAAGCAGCTGGGACAACAACGCCGAGCAGATCCTGGTGGACATGGATGTGCTTCGCAACGGTGCGCGGGCCGTGCGCGTGGCCGGCACCATTGCCCCTAACCACCCCACCGACCAGCTCAACCTAACCGGCGTGCTGGATAATGCCCCCGTTAAGCTGGCCGAGCCTTTCCTTAAAACCATATTCCGTGACCTGGGTGGCACGGCCGAAGGCACGCTACGGCTAGCCGGCCGTTTCGACGGGCCGCACCTGACCGGAACGCTAGATGTAAAGGAGGGCCAGCTCACCTTTATTTATTTAAATACCACCTACACGTTCTCTGACCGGATTCGGTTTGCCGAGGACCGGATTGCGCTCCGCGACATTCGGATGCGTGACCCGCTGGGCAATGCTGGCACCATCACCGGCGACATTCTGCACGACGGATTTAAGAATATGCGGCTGGACCTAGATGCTTCGTTTCGCAAGCTACTGGTGCTCAATACCACCCGCAAAGACAACCAGCTGTACTTCGGCACGGCCTACGCCACCGGCACGGCCCGCGTCGATGGTCCTTCCAACAATCTCGTGGTGAACGTGCAAGCCCGCTCCGACCCTGGCACACGCCTCTCCTTGCCGCTTGACAACGCAGCCAAGGCCGAGCAGGCCAGCTATATCCGCTTCGTGAACCGCAACTTGCTCGACACGGCCCGCACACCCGTGCCCATCGGGGTGCAGGAGAAGATAGACCTTTCGGGTATCCGGCTGAACATGAACCTGGAGGTGACCCCCGATGCTTACGTCGAGATTCTGCTCGATGAAAGCACGGGCGACGTTATCCGGGGAACGGCGGCTGGGCGGCTGCGCCTGAACATTGATACGCGCGGCGACTTCAATATGAGTGGGCAAATTGAGATTGTGCGAGGCGCTTACAATTTCACGTTGCAGGGCCTTGTTAACAAGGAGTTTGTGGTGCGGCCCGGCGGCACCATTGTCTGGAACGGCGACCCGCTGGCCGGCGAGATGAACGTGACGGCAGCCTACACGCAACGTACGTCGCTGGCGCCGGCGCTGCCTGGCAATACGGCGGTAGTGCCCGTCACGGCGGTCATGAACCTGACGGGGCCACTGTTGCTGCCGGCTATCAAGCTAAACCTGGAGTTCAATGACATTCCCTCGTCACTGGAAGGCGACTTAGCGCCGTTTCTGTCGTCGCTGCGCAACGACGAGCAGGAGCTAAACCGACAAGTATTTAGCTTGGTAGTGTTCCGGCAACTGGCACAGGTAGGCTCGTTGTCGTCGGTTACTTCGTTCCGGGGGCAAGACAACGCCTTGGGCAACAGCTTGGGGCAAATTATTTCCACGCAGCTCGGGGCTCTTACGTCGCAGCTAGACCCCAATCTGGAAATCAGCTTCAACTTCAGCGGCTTATCGGCCGAACAGCTTCAGGCCTTGCAGGTGCGCCTGAGCTATTCGTTCCTGAACGGCCGGCTGCGCGTTACGCGCGAAGGTGGCTTCAACAACGGTGGCGTGGTCACGACAGCCAATGGCACCACGTTGACTGGTGCCAACACGTCGGTTATCGGGGATTTGAGCTTGGAATATGCATTGCGAGCCGACGGTAAATTCCGAGCTAAGCTGCGGTACGAAACCACTCCCCGCGACTACAGTGGCCTCACCAACCAAAACCAGGCCCGGGCGGGCATCTCCCTGCTTCACACCGAGCAGTTCGATTCCATAACCGAGCTATTTGCCCGCAAACACCTGCGTCGCCGCGAAACCAACGCCCGCAAAGCCCGCGAAGTCCTAAACGTGGACGACGACCCACGGACCACCTTATAGGAAGTTATTACATGCTTTGTCGTTCCAATATTTCGCGCATCAAGCGGCGAGAGGAATCTGAGTGAAGCCGTTCAACAGCTAAATCCAGATTCCTCACGGCGCTTGATGCGCGAAATATTGGAATGACAAGGATTGCCACCTACGTGGTCATACGAAACTACAATACACCCGCTGACAGGGTGCCGCCATGTCCGCTCGCGGCAGCACGCTGGTCTTTCTGAGAGAGGCAGGCTTTGTTAATGATTGTTAATCATTGCCTCAACTTCTCCTCTAGTCATTCTTACGCTTACCTTTGCCTTTCTATGCCCCCAACCCGTCCGACTCGTAAGAAAAAGCTTGGCAGCTACCCGCACACCATGGTAGTGTTCAGTATTACGCTGGCGTTGCTGGTCATTGGGTTGTTTGGGCTGCTCCTGATTCATGCGCATAAGCTTTCCAACCTGGTGAAGGAAAACATTGAGATGCAAGTATATCTGGAGCGCGACTTGCCCCCAACTGAGCTACTGCGCCTGCAACAAGACTTTTCGCGCAAGCCCTACATTGCCCTCCGTGACCAGAAGCCGCAAGTGCGCTTCTTATCGAAGGAGGAAGGAGCCAAACAGTTTATCGACCAAACCGGCGAGGACTTCAAAACCTTCCTGGGCGACAACCCGCTGCGTGACGCCTACATTCTGAAAATCAAGTCGGAATACTCTGACTCGCTGCAAATGGGCCGCATCGAGCGAGAACTGAAGGCTGAACCAGGCGTGCACGAGGTACAGTATGTGCAGAGCCTCATCAGCTCCATCAACCAGAATGTGCGTAAGCTCAGTTTAGTGCTGCTTGGCTTCGCGGTGGTGCTCACTATTGTCGTGACGGTGCTCATCAACAATACCATTAAGCTGGCGTTGTTCTCACAGCGTTTCCTTATTAGGAGCATGCAGCTGGTGGGAGCCACCTCGTTCTTTATTCAGCGGCCTTTCTTGCGGCGCGCCACCTGGCAGGGTTTGGTAAGCGGCGTTCTGGCGGCTTTGCTGCTGCTGGCGCTGCTCCAATACGCCTACCTACAAGTGGCCGACCTGCGTATTCTGCGCGACGACCGGCTTATTGGGGTGCTGCTGCTGGTGATGGTGGGCCTGGGTTGCGGTATTGGTTTTCTTAGCTCTTACCGCGCCGTACGTAAATACCTGGGCATGTCGCTGGATGATCTGTACTAACCCTTCACTTGAAACGCGAATTCAACCTGCGGAAGAGCCCGAGCCGTTGCGCTGCCATCCGCTTCCGCCTGTCCGCATCTGTTCTTTCCTAACTTGCTTTTATGGAACCTACACAACAGCCTCGCTTTGCCTTCGGGACGCGTAACTACCGCCTGATGTTTATTGGACTAGCCGTGCTGGCGGCAGGCTTCATCACGATGACGTTGGACTCCGCTGACTATGGCGAAGGGTTCTTGGGCATCACCCTAGGTCCTATTTTGCTGATTATTGGGTTCATTATCGAGTTTTGGGCCATTATGGCGAAGCCTCACGGCTATGCACCCGTCGCCAATGACGCTACCACCCGCGAAACTCTCGCTCAGCAGCCCGCCCCTGCTGCGCCTCCCGTCACCGCTCCCAGCTACAAGCGCCCGTAGTTGCTCACCCCCGAAGCGCCAGCTTCGCGTATGGTGCGCCTGCCCCTGACATGCCACGTCAAGGACACGTGCGCACGCCCATTTTCTACGAGACACGAAGCTGGCGCTTCGAGCTACACTCCTTGCATATGAATTACTGGCACGCGCTGCTATTGGCCATTGTTGAAGGCTTAACGGAATTTTTGCCGGTTTCCAGTACCGGACACATGGTTATCGTAGCCAATCTGCTCGGCATTGGGCAGTTGCCATTCACCGAAACCTATATCACCTCCATTCAACTAGGGGCCATTCTATCGGTGGTAGCGCTTTACTGGCGCCGGTTTCTGCAAAGCGTAGATTTCTATGTGAAGCTGATTGTGGCATTTTTGCCGTTCGGCGTTCTAGGCTTCCTGCTGAAAGACGTTATCGAAGAATTATTGAAGAGTGTAACCGTTGTGGCGATTTCGCTGGTAGTTGGCGGCATTATTCTGCTGTTCGTGGACCGTTGGTTTTCCAGTCCGCGCAAGGAAGTGACCACGCCTAGCACCATGCAAGCGCTTAAAATCGGGCTGTTTCAGTGTATCGCTCTGATTCCGGGCGTGTCGCGTTCGGCGGCTACCATCATTGGTGGCTTGGCCCAAGGGTTCGACCGGCGCTCGGCCGCCGACTTCTCGTTCCTGCTGGCCGTGCCCACCATGTTCGTTATCACGGCCTACCAGCTCTACAAAACCTACAAGGTGAGTGCGCCTGGTGCCGACGACATGAAGCTGCTTTTGTTTGGCAACGTCATAGCCTTTGCGGTGGGATTGTTGGCGGTGAAGTCGTTCGTGAACTTTGTATCGCGCTTTGGCTTCCGGGCGTTTGGCCTTTACCGCATCATTGTGGGCGTTATTATTTTGGTAATGATTGGGTTGGGCATTGATTTGAAGCTGATCTAGCCCTTGGTGTGCCGCTTGGCCTTGCCTGGCTGATGCAGCTACCGCTCCTACCTCATAACACAGAAAACAACACCAACATGACAGAGGCCACCTTTCCTCCTTTTGATTTCGAAGCCGGTGAAGTGCTGCTGCTTGATAAGCCCCTTACCTGGACTTCCTTTGATGTGGTACGCAAAGTCAAGAATACGCTGCGCATCAACAAAATAGGGCATGCTGGCACCCTCGACCCATTGGCTACCGGGTTGCTGATCCTCTGCACCGGGAAGAAGACCAAGCAAATCGATCTGATTCAGGCGCAGGAGAAAGAGTACACCGGCACCTTCCGCCTAGGCCAGACCACGCCTAGCTTCGACCTGGAAACTCCCGTTGATGCAGAATTGCCTTTCGAGCATGTAGCAGAAGCTGCCATACGGGCTGCTACGGCGCCGTTCACCGGGCTTATCGAGCAGACGCCGCCGCTGTTTTCGGCCGTAAAGGTAAATGGCGAACGGGCCTATGAAGTGGCCCGCCGCGGGGAGGAGGCAGTTATCAAGAGCAAGCAGGTCACCATCAAAGAGTTCACCATCACCCGCGTAGCACTACCCGAAGTGGACTTCCGGGTGGTTTGCTCGAAAGGCACCTACATCCGCAGCCTCGCCCGGGATTTTGGGGCCGCTTTAGGATGCGGTGCCCACCTGACCAAGCTGGTTCGCACCCGCATTGGAGACTACACCTTGGCCGAGGCCCTGAACATGGAGCAGATAGAAGCCCTGCGTCCGGCTCGCCCTCAAGGTGCCCCCGACCGGCCGCCTCGGCCCCAACGGCAGCACCGCCCCGAACGCCGGGCCGGCCTGGAGTACTACAATGCTACCAACGTAGCTCCCGAACCAGATATCAACTCGGAAAATACCCCTACCTAGTCTCTGCAATTGCTCTCAAGCACTGAGGCAACTTGCCTGGTGCTGTGTAGGTAAGTGACAGGTGCCTTCAGGTTTTCAATGCAAAGCTTGAATTCAGTAGCACAGCGGCGGGGTAGCGTGGCTAGCGTTGTAGCACCTACTACCGCCTGCTGGAATCGAGAATTGAGCGCAGGAAATATTGCATTGCTCGCACCCTCGCAGGCGCCTAACCGTACTGTAGGTTATTGATAGTGCAAACCACTGGCAGCGTTTGAAAGCTGCTATGTATTCTGCTTGAAACAGGCAATTGCTGGCGCTACGAAGCAGCGCAGCCACTCCACCCAACGAAAATCAGTGATTTATGGAAGTCATTCGGGACCCGGCTCAGTTTCCTCACCTCCAGGGCAAGGCGGTGGTTACCAGCGGCACGTTTGATGGTGTGCATTTGGGACACCAGCAGATTTTGCGGCGGTTGCAGGAAGTAGCGCAGCAGAGCGAGGGGTCGTCGGTGGTGATTACCTACTGGCCGCACCCGCGCCTGGTGCTTGATGCGCCGCCCTCCCACCCCAACCCGCACGATTTGCACCTGCTCAGCACGCTGGAAGAGCGCATCAAGAAGCTCGCTGATTTTGGCGTTGACTATCTGCTCATTGTGCCGTTCACTCGGGAGTTTGCCGCCTGGACTTCGGAGGAATACATCCAGAACATTCTGCTGCGCACCGTGGGCACGGGCAAGCTGGTGATTGGCTACGACCACCGTTTCGGCAAAAACCGGGAAGGCGGCTTCGATTACCTGCGCACCAACGCCGACCGGTACGGGCTAACCGTAGAAGAAATTCCGCGCGAAGACGTGGATGCGGTGGGCGTAAGCAGCACCCGTATCCGCCGCGCCCTGGAAAGCGGCGACATCCTAACTGCAAGCCGCTACCTGGGGTATCCCTATGAGCTTAGCGGCACGGTAGTGAAAGGCAAGCAGCTCGGCCGGACCATCGGCTGGCCTACGGCAAACGTGCAGGTAGAAGAGCCGCTCAAGCTAGTGCCAGCCCGCGGCGTGTACGCCGTAATGGTTACTACAGCGGCGGGTACGCACCATGAAGCTATGCTCAACATTGGCGTGCGGCCCACCGTCGGCGGCGACTTGGCGCAAACTATCGAAGCCCACTTGCTGGATTTCAGCGGCGACTTATACGACCAGTCCCTCACCGTTCAATTCGTGGCCCGCTTGCGCGACGAGCAAAAATTCGACGGTTTGGACGCCCTAAAAGCCCAGCTAGCCCTGGATGCAGAAGATGCCCGGCGGCACTTGGTAGGAGGCTAGAACGCCTTGCCCAGAAAAGCCGTCAGGCTTCGGTTAGCCGAAGCCTGACGGCTTTTCTGGTTTACTGGTGTCTGCTTTACTGCCCCTCACAGGCAGCGTCCTGTTACTTCATTGTTTCCAATGGTTGTTTTCGGCGTTGATTACTGGGGATTCAAGAAATTCGGTGGACTTTTACCCCTCCATTGCGCGGCACCTGCGGTGCCGTACCTGCTGCCTATCTATTCCCACCCCCTGCTCTATGATCAACAAAGTAGTTCCTGATGCCCAAACGGCTTTGCACGGCCTTACCGATGGCATGACGCTCATGCTTGGTGGCTTCGGCCTATGCGGCATCCCCGAAAATTCCATCCAGGAAATTCTACGCCTTGGCGTGAAGAACCTGACTTGCATCAGCAACAACGCGGGCGTCGATGGTTTTGGCATTGGCTTGCTATTGCAACAGCGGCAAGTCAAGAAGATGATTTCCAGCTATGTGGGCGAAAACGCCGAGTTTGAGCGGCAGCTACTGAGCGGCGAGCTG is from Hymenobacter tibetensis and encodes:
- a CDS encoding DUF6138 family protein, which translates into the protein MNIDYITEVEGNEAVLDKYVEAVFAQTCKPAKIYPFPYQVPGEENCLDSPLIKYFLQQQPFVLERAVEFFEKLRKIDKKGFNGIYFPLDKWVEATIKKPFFYNENEGDKWTRVVLLKLRPDADPTTASPDHIKFMCYLAVCHLKYGPSYASVMANRYFQMATDLGSDEVAKLKKFGSGELPKELTEYKDGYVSCVANDAFGTIKVTVKEEVAESYQRVFHFINRLLQTSFPRSYSIEFSSKQKAWLPIKGLPKKGVHALFANAVSYESVHPLLVEYAHLAMRTNEWYTNIDSEECAMPSTFAVFALGLTSDAYFGLVKQYMKTVDKEHQEIQVKFTPAFVEKFVITQESLPVFMSCLLSTQEHKHYKLFAEQFQDAEKLTMLLTFKATFAQYLVDYLENEDGEEVADYLWESVLHAIFGPVHKYPKLLSSVGETLRPLYAELFEKIEIESE
- a CDS encoding DUF3098 domain-containing protein, translating into MEPTQQPRFAFGTRNYRLMFIGLAVLAAGFITMTLDSADYGEGFLGITLGPILLIIGFIIEFWAIMAKPHGYAPVANDATTRETLAQQPAPAAPPVTAPSYKRP
- a CDS encoding bifunctional riboflavin kinase/FAD synthetase, whose amino-acid sequence is MEVIRDPAQFPHLQGKAVVTSGTFDGVHLGHQQILRRLQEVAQQSEGSSVVITYWPHPRLVLDAPPSHPNPHDLHLLSTLEERIKKLADFGVDYLLIVPFTREFAAWTSEEYIQNILLRTVGTGKLVIGYDHRFGKNREGGFDYLRTNADRYGLTVEEIPREDVDAVGVSSTRIRRALESGDILTASRYLGYPYELSGTVVKGKQLGRTIGWPTANVQVEEPLKLVPARGVYAVMVTTAAGTHHEAMLNIGVRPTVGGDLAQTIEAHLLDFSGDLYDQSLTVQFVARLRDEQKFDGLDALKAQLALDAEDARRHLVGG
- a CDS encoding undecaprenyl-diphosphate phosphatase, giving the protein MPRQGHVRTPIFYETRSWRFELHSLHMNYWHALLLAIVEGLTEFLPVSSTGHMVIVANLLGIGQLPFTETYITSIQLGAILSVVALYWRRFLQSVDFYVKLIVAFLPFGVLGFLLKDVIEELLKSVTVVAISLVVGGIILLFVDRWFSSPRKEVTTPSTMQALKIGLFQCIALIPGVSRSAATIIGGLAQGFDRRSAADFSFLLAVPTMFVITAYQLYKTYKVSAPGADDMKLLLFGNVIAFAVGLLAVKSFVNFVSRFGFRAFGLYRIIVGVIILVMIGLGIDLKLI
- a CDS encoding cell division protein FtsX, which codes for MPPTRPTRKKKLGSYPHTMVVFSITLALLVIGLFGLLLIHAHKLSNLVKENIEMQVYLERDLPPTELLRLQQDFSRKPYIALRDQKPQVRFLSKEEGAKQFIDQTGEDFKTFLGDNPLRDAYILKIKSEYSDSLQMGRIERELKAEPGVHEVQYVQSLISSINQNVRKLSLVLLGFAVVLTIVVTVLINNTIKLALFSQRFLIRSMQLVGATSFFIQRPFLRRATWQGLVSGVLAALLLLALLQYAYLQVADLRILRDDRLIGVLLLVMVGLGCGIGFLSSYRAVRKYLGMSLDDLY
- the truB gene encoding tRNA pseudouridine(55) synthase TruB codes for the protein MPLGLAWLMQLPLLPHNTENNTNMTEATFPPFDFEAGEVLLLDKPLTWTSFDVVRKVKNTLRINKIGHAGTLDPLATGLLILCTGKKTKQIDLIQAQEKEYTGTFRLGQTTPSFDLETPVDAELPFEHVAEAAIRAATAPFTGLIEQTPPLFSAVKVNGERAYEVARRGEEAVIKSKQVTIKEFTITRVALPEVDFRVVCSKGTYIRSLARDFGAALGCGAHLTKLVRTRIGDYTLAEALNMEQIEALRPARPQGAPDRPPRPQRQHRPERRAGLEYYNATNVAPEPDINSENTPT
- a CDS encoding translocation/assembly module TamB domain-containing protein yields the protein MLKVLLALVLVVIVAVVGALVALRIPSVQTRLAQQAADILTDKLGQKVVVGRVDIRPFSRVLLQGVQVLDRRGGELFNIGRADASISLFSVFDPSHLHVSNLTLEEPRFALVTYKDQPDSTNLSQFLSAVRRLVGPSDTTKVSKPFDFKIGTVSLRNGRFILDNENTPRAEYYGRSMDYAHMRLDSIYADVSEIWLRGDTIHTQINGLRTVDTPSGTRLRELTANMTYAAKFWEFSSLNLRVGSSRIHDYIRFEYAHFLNFTDFNDSVRVVARLQPSRLYSDDIAQFAPQQSVRDLKETVLLSGEATGYVRDFHTKNLDIRYGKNTHVVGNIGVEGLPNFKESFVEMKLQPSVVDGRDIRRYIPASGWPYVQRLGVVQLKGQFLGFYNDFVANGSFDTALGSVVSDVNLKFKTDPRFSSYEGDIQTTNFQLGKLLGQEKTVRDVTMSGRVQGVGFTPEGARLTARATVQRIWLNGYRYRNITTDGRFSRESFTGRIAANDPSLQFDATGTVDLNKATQAFDVRARVRRADLRALGLTKQSVTVATTADVKFRGLRLDDLLGRIILRNTRLGYAGRTVALDTFDVISARTAGQRQLTVRSEALNLIATGNFNYTEVIRSSQVLLTEYALNFESNDAAIATYYRRKRQVPIREYAIALDLYLKKPNPALQLFMPGLKISNYSRIDGSFRNGQTSIFQLGGSFDTLQIDSIRTYRTAFDFTTSKLPYQPEVLAQASITSERQVLPALGKTERFYVEGVWDQERINFSTALIQSNSTNRAQINGALSFLPDAVQVVFRQSGVNLLGKDWTIAQDNAVVFSNKGREIDIQNLTLSNGLQSISAQGFVSQDASKELKLLVKDMELATLNSLTNQNMTGRVNAEGTLSGVYGPLAINSTLTVDSLKLDNVLIGDVTGKSSWDNNAEQILVDMDVLRNGARAVRVAGTIAPNHPTDQLNLTGVLDNAPVKLAEPFLKTIFRDLGGTAEGTLRLAGRFDGPHLTGTLDVKEGQLTFIYLNTTYTFSDRIRFAEDRIALRDIRMRDPLGNAGTITGDILHDGFKNMRLDLDASFRKLLVLNTTRKDNQLYFGTAYATGTARVDGPSNNLVVNVQARSDPGTRLSLPLDNAAKAEQASYIRFVNRNLLDTARTPVPIGVQEKIDLSGIRLNMNLEVTPDAYVEILLDESTGDVIRGTAAGRLRLNIDTRGDFNMSGQIEIVRGAYNFTLQGLVNKEFVVRPGGTIVWNGDPLAGEMNVTAAYTQRTSLAPALPGNTAVVPVTAVMNLTGPLLLPAIKLNLEFNDIPSSLEGDLAPFLSSLRNDEQELNRQVFSLVVFRQLAQVGSLSSVTSFRGQDNALGNSLGQIISTQLGALTSQLDPNLEISFNFSGLSAEQLQALQVRLSYSFLNGRLRVTREGGFNNGGVVTTANGTTLTGANTSVIGDLSLEYALRADGKFRAKLRYETTPRDYSGLTNQNQARAGISLLHTEQFDSITELFARKHLRRRETNARKAREVLNVDDDPRTTL